The Methanosarcina barkeri MS DNA window AAAGGCAGGAACATATACTGTTAGCTTAACAGTAAAGAATGCGGCAGGGCGTAACTCGGTAACAAAAACAAAATATATAAAAGTTGTAACAAAACCAGTTGCTGCCTTTTCAGCCTCTCCTACTTCAGGAAAGTCTCCACTGAATGTAAAATTTACTGACAAAAGCACAGGAACACTTGCTGCATGGAAATGGGACTTTGGAGACGGATCAAAGTCATTCGCTAAGAATCCGGTTCACAAGTATTCAAAAGCAGGAACATATACTGTCAGTTTAACAGTAAAGAATACTGCTGGCATTAATACTAAAACCATTTCAGGATATATTACAGTAAAAAAGTAATGAGCTCCTTAGTTAAAAAGTAAAACGGATCAAGTAGAAAGAGGAGTGGGGAGTTTTTTATAACTCTTTGTGTGTCCTCTTCAAATTGAGTGAAAAGCTCTCAACTTTCAATTTTCACTCAATGAACTTTTTTCTCTGATGAGTTGAGCCAGAGATGGCATCTCAAATGTACTGCCGACTCTATCACATATGTACTAATATGCACTTACACCTAGTTTCTTTGCTGTCTGAACAATCATCATGTCTGAACAATCGTCATAAATGTGTCATTTGTCTTTGTTACTTCCTCTGTTATGGTTTGAAAGTTCACATCCCATTTTCTGACCTTTGCTCTCGCCGCCAGTTCCGCTACATAACAATGCAGCGGAAACTCTAGTAAAATCAGTATATTCAATAAATGTTTCTTGTTCTCCTTCATCTTAGCTATTCTTTCATCCAGTTGTTCATATCCTGATTTGGTGGAAAACAACTGATCAAACGTGATGGATAATTGATCCGCTATCTCTGAACCCGGGTTTATTCTAAACTCACAAGTTCACCATAAAAGTCCCAGTAAATCGTATAAAGGATAATATGCAGCTTTACTTTTATAATTAATTTTTATAAAACAGATATAGGCTGAAAGGAATGTGCATGAAGCCTGTATACTGACTGAAAGTGGAGAACAAAGTGGAAACTTTATTAGAATTAAGAATTCAAAAAGTAGCATTCAGAAGTTTAGGGAAAGTGTAGAATCAGTTTCAAGAGAATTAAATTCGCTGGCCATTGGTTAAGAAATTTTCTTTCCTGAAAACTATCAATTTTGCATTAGAAACCTGCCTTAAATTTTGGCCTGTTTACATGAAATCAATACCACGTTTCGCCACATAATCTATTATAATATTTAATAAATGTTGTGGAACTGAAGACAATTTATCACGATTTCTCACTTAACCAAAGACGCATGTAAGAAAATTAGATGAATACAGGAAAAATCCTGGGAACTTATGTGAGATCACCAGATTTTTCCTGCTTCCCAACCTCTTTTTGTGAAATCTCCAGATTTCACCCCAATTTCTTACTATGGATGCCCTTTTTGGAAGGCACCTTACTTTCATCAGGAACGGATATACTCTTTTTTGACCAGTGTCCTGCAAGGAAAGCTCCGGACAGGTTGTGCCATATACTAAATATCGCACCCGGAAGCGCGGCTGCTGCTGTGAAATGTTTTATCGCAAGAGCGACGCTAAGGCCGGAATTTTGCATTCCAACCTCTATTGCAATAGTCCTTGCTTCGGTCTCGCTGAACCCCAGGGCCTTTGAAACCCCATAACCACCTGCAAGGCCAAGCCCATTATGCAGGATCACTGCAAGCAGTACCAGCGGGCCGCTCTTTCCAAGATTCGCACTGTTTGTCCCTATAATCACCGCGATGATAATTACTATGGCTGCGGCTGAGATTGCCGGAAAGACATCCTTCACTGCGTTTATCTTTTTTTCAAAGAAGTAGTTGATTGCAAGCCCGAGCACAACAGGCACAATTACCACCTTTACAACGCTCACAAGCATACCCATGACATCGACTTCCACGGTCTGACCTATAAGAACCCAAGTAAGGAAAGGCGTTGCTAGAAAAGCGAGAAGGGTAGAAACCGAGGTAAGCACTATTGAAAGAGCCACGTCGGCTTTCGCTAGATAAGATATCACATTCGAAGCCGTACCGCCCGGACAGCAGCCCAGCAGGATCACGCCCGCAGCCAGATCAGGTGGAAGCTTCAGAACCAGGCAAACTATCCAGGCTGCAAGCGGCATAACTGTGTACTGCATCAAGGTGCCTAGGATGACTGCTGAAGGTCTCTTCAATACTGCAAGGAAACTGTCCACCGAGAGAGTGATACCCATCCCAAGCATAATAAGGCTTAGAAAAGGTACAATAAGTCCCTGATGGGGAGCAAAGTACTCAGGATAAACATATGCAACAGCAGATAAGAGAACCGCCCAGAGGGGAAACAGAGACGTAAATTTTTGAAGTATTTTTTGATACACTATCTCACCAGATTTGCAGGATGGAGCCGCATGCCTGAAGCATAAGCATTAGAGGTTAGTTAAGTAAGTTCAATAAATTAAGTAAGTTCAATAAATTAAGTAAGTTCAATAAATTAAGTAAGTTCAATAAATTAAGTAAGTTCAATAAATTACTAAGTTCAATAAATTAAACTCGTACAATTAATATGATTTATAAACAGGACTTTATGCACACTTCATTTTTAGAAATGCTTTGTGTTGAAAAGTACTTTTTTTCAAAAGTACCTCGTTTTAAAAAGTACCTTTTTTGAAAAAAATACCTTTTATTGAAATAAAGACCTGAATATAAGCCTTAATTACAAAGTAAATAAAAAATTATTGTTTAAAAATATATCTATTTCTTTACAATAGATACTGAAACTGTATATAATTTCGAAGCTCTGTACGTGCCCTGCTCTTAAACCTCGTATATAATCGAACACATAAATGACAAATGTACCGGGTATAAGATTTTTACCTGTTCATCATCAACTCAGGACATAAAATAGTCTTCAGTTTGAACATTAAACTAAAACCACTATCTTATTTCAGCTTTAATGCGGCTATTCTGAGAACTGTTAATATAGGAAAAATGACTTTTTTATTTTTAAAAATTAGAACAACTGCCAGGATTTCCCAGAATTGAATATTCCAACATTCACCGACTTGCTATCTATACTATCTATATATACAGGCTCTGCCGATACAATGTCCCATGAGACTGGATGCATACCTTGTAGATATGGGCTATTTTAAATCAAGGGGACGAGCCAAGTCGGCTATCCTTGCCGGAAATGTTAAGGTAAACGGCGCGGCAGTAACAAAAGCCTCCAAAGATGTGTCTACTGATGATATAATAGAAGTTACTGAGGGCCTTGACCAGCCTCAGGGCTATTTCAAACTCAAGCTTATTCAGGAGGAAAGTGGAATTCTTAAGCCTGGAGATAAAGTGCTTGACCTTGGCTCCAGCGCAGGCGGCTTTCTTCTTTTTGCCTCGGAAATTGTAGGCCATATAAAAGGCATAGAATTCAGCAAGGACTTCAGGAGCGAACTTGGAAAAATTGCATATGAAAAGGAAAATGTTGAGGTAATATTCGGAGATGTCTTCACCATACCCCTGAATTTGCTTTCAGAAGAACCCGTGGATGTGATTCTTTCGGATATGACCCTGGAACCTGAGGACTCAATCAAGGCTCTTTCGAGAGTGCTGCCTCTGCTGAAACCCGAAGGAAAGCTGCTTCAGGTCATCAAAATTCCTAAAAAGAAGAACCCAAAACCGATCCTGAGTAAAATAGAGAACCTTGGACTTGAAATTCAGCAGGTTATCAATCCCAAAAAACAGGAAATTTATGTGGTCACAAGAAAATCCCTGCCCGAAAAGAAAGAGCCACTCACAGAAGCTCAGCCCGAAAAAAATGAGTTTTGAGGCCTCAAAACTGATGAATACTGACAGGATAGAAAATTCATGTGGAATAGAGAAGTCTGAAGCAATAGAGAATTCAGGCGGAATAGAGAAATCTGAAGCAATAGAGAATTCTAAAGCAACAAAGAGTTCTGAAACAATAAAGAGTTCTGAAACAATAAAGAGTTCTGAAACAATAGAAAATTCTAAAGGAAAAGAGAGTTCAAGGGATTCTTTTTTCAGCAACCACGAATGCACAGAAATGCGATCAGATTCGTATCCTGATGCCAGAATGAAAATTTACGGCCACGAAAGACCAGTTCGACTCTTTGTTGCAGGCCTTCACGGAGATGAATGGAAAGATACGACTGGACTTCTGAAAGGCATTAAACCTCCAAAAACCGGTTCTCTGGCTCTGATTCCACTTGTAGACTGCGGGAAGTACATTTCAACCCTGAACCCGGATTACTATCCCGAAACCGGAAAAAAGATCATCAGGGCGATTGAAGAATTAAAGCCCGAAATTTACATTGAGCTTCATTCCTATTCCGGTGAAAATCTTGAAAAACTGGCCGGAAAGCACAGACTCGAACTCATAGGAGTGCCTGCTTACAGCATCCTCAAAGAAGGAGTACTACTTGGTTCTGTTTCTCCCTGGGTTAGAAGAAAGTATTTTCCAAAAGAGGCTCTTTGCCTTTCTTTTGAACTCCGAAAAGGAAGTATGGAATCAAGAAAATTTGCCGCCCGTATGCTTGAGGTTCTTAAGGAAATTCAATCAAGGGACGAATTCATTGAATATATGAAAAAAGAATATCCTGCTCAGGCGAAAAAGGCAATGGAAGATTACCTGCGGTTTTACGGAGAAATCTGAATCTCTTTGATTCTGTTCAGATCCTTATGATACCAGGAAATCTCTTGCCGGACCTCCTGCTTGTCATATCTGGTCTTATCAAGTTCTAGCCTCTAAATCATTATATATACATAATTCTTCTACTTTTGCCCGTAAGCCCGTAGGGGACACCAACTGTTTTGACTCAAACGTGGCTTCACACGGTTGCAGATTCCAAATCCTGTCCACTGATCATACCTATAAGTTCGATAGTGTGGATTGGTGTTGAGTATGATGTTATTTGTGATGATGTTTTACTCATTCCCGAAGAAATCCATTAAAACAAGAATTGAAACCGTAGGTCAACGCTGTCTGAAAGCTTTCCTGCTGAACAGACAAAAAAGTAAAAAGAGATATTTCAATTTGAATATCCCTTTAAGCTCCTTTGTAACTATTCACCAATGTTAACTCCAAATCCTTTGTTGAAATTATGTTTCCTTCGCTGTCAAAATAGGTGCTGTCATATCCTTTGGGATTATTTTGGTAGTAGTAGAAGCTTATCAATCTATTTCCATACTGATCTTGCCATATATCCCATTTCCACTCAGGATGATAAGATTCCGAATCTCCTGAAACAGTTTCTATAAAGTCACTTACCCCTTGATAATCATTTACAAATGTTAATACTTCAGATTCAGTGGGAAGGCTTGTGTCACCGGATGTTGTGTCATCACTTTCAGGAGCTGTAACAGTGATATAGTCTGTTTTTGTTTCCATATCCTGACCTGCTTCATTGGTTACAGTCTCTGTTACTGTATAAGTTCCAGCTTTTGTATAGGTATGCGTTGGATTATGCTCGGTGAAGATATCATAACTGTCTCCAAAATTCCATTGCCATTCAGTAGGAGATCCTGAGCTTTCATCAGTAAAAGATACTGTAAGAGGTGCTTCTCCTGAAGTTACGGATGCAGAAAAATCAGGAACTGGAACAGTTTCTGTAGATTTGAATTCAGTGTCAGGGAGAGCAGTTTCTGTGTTATCGGATGTTGTCTCATCACTTTCAGGAGCTGTAACAGTGATATAGTCTGTTTTTGTTTCCATATCCTGACCTGCTTCATTGGTTACAGTCTCTGTTACTGTATAAGTTCCAGCTTTTGTATAGGTATGCGTTGGATTATGCTCGGTGAAGATATCATAACTGTCTCCAAAATTCCATTGCCATTCAGTAGGAGATCCTGAGCTTTCATCAGTAAAAGATACTGTAAGAGGTGCTTCTCCTGAAGTTACAGATGCAGAAAAATCAGGAACTGGAACAACAACGATTGGAGTCTCTGCAGGAGCTGTAACAGTGATATAGCCTGTTTTTGTTTCCATATCCTGACCTGCTTCATTGGTTACAGTCTCTGTTACTGTATAAGTTCCAGCTTTTGTATAGGTATGCGTTGGATTATGCTCGGTGAAGATATCATAACTGTCTCCAAAATTCCATTGCCATTCGGTAGGAGATCCTGAGCTTTCATCAGTAAAAGATACTGTAAGAGGTGCTTCTCCTGAAGTTACGGATGCAGAAAAATCAGGAACTGGAGCAACAGCAGTTAGAGCCTCTGCAGAAGCTGTAACAGTGATATAACTCTCTTTTGTTTCTGTATCCCCACCTATTTCATTTGTTATAGTCTCTTTCACCGTGTAAGTTCCATCTGTTGTATAGGTGTGTATTGGATTTTGCTTGGTTGAAGTAACTCCATCCCCGAAGTCCCAGTTCCAAGAGGTTGGTGAGTCGGTGCTCTCGTCAAAAAACTGTACCTTTAGTGGTGCTTCTCCGGAAGTTATATCTGACCAAAAGTCGGCAACAGGGAGTACTGGTTGTTCTGAACCATTTATATTTGAATTCGTACCACCTACTCTCTCGCCTACTGTTTGATATGGTGCTTGTGGATTTTCAGATTGACTTCCATCGTTCCCGCTCATCAGTGAAATTCCACCTAGTGCCAGAAAACATAGAATTGCCCCGATAGCCAACTTTTTTAGTACGTCATATTTTGCTTTCTCTTCGGCTTCTTTCCTTGCTTTCTCTTCTTCCTCTTTCTTCTTTATTTCTTCGTCCCTTTTTTTGTTTTCAGCCTCTTTCTTTGCTTTCGCTTCTTTCCTTGCTTTCTCTTCGGCTTCTTTCCTTGCTTTCTCTTCGGCTTCTTTCCTTGCTTTCTCTTCAGCTTCTTTCCTTGCTTTCTCTTCAGCTTCTTTCCTTGCTTTCTCTTCGGCTTCTT harbors:
- a CDS encoding bile acid:sodium symporter family protein, producing MYQKILQKFTSLFPLWAVLLSAVAYVYPEYFAPHQGLIVPFLSLIMLGMGITLSVDSFLAVLKRPSAVILGTLMQYTVMPLAAWIVCLVLKLPPDLAAGVILLGCCPGGTASNVISYLAKADVALSIVLTSVSTLLAFLATPFLTWVLIGQTVEVDVMGMLVSVVKVVIVPVVLGLAINYFFEKKINAVKDVFPAISAAAIVIIIAVIIGTNSANLGKSGPLVLLAVILHNGLGLAGGYGVSKALGFSETEARTIAIEVGMQNSGLSVALAIKHFTAAAALPGAIFSIWHNLSGAFLAGHWSKKSISVPDESKVPSKKGIHSKKLG
- a CDS encoding S4 domain-containing protein, yielding MRLDAYLVDMGYFKSRGRAKSAILAGNVKVNGAAVTKASKDVSTDDIIEVTEGLDQPQGYFKLKLIQEESGILKPGDKVLDLGSSAGGFLLFASEIVGHIKGIEFSKDFRSELGKIAYEKENVEVIFGDVFTIPLNLLSEEPVDVILSDMTLEPEDSIKALSRVLPLLKPEGKLLQVIKIPKKKNPKPILSKIENLGLEIQQVINPKKQEIYVVTRKSLPEKKEPLTEAQPEKNEF
- a CDS encoding DUF2119 domain-containing protein: MWSQENPCPKRKSHSQKLSPKKMSFEASKLMNTDRIENSCGIEKSEAIENSGGIEKSEAIENSKATKSSETIKSSETIKSSETIENSKGKESSRDSFFSNHECTEMRSDSYPDARMKIYGHERPVRLFVAGLHGDEWKDTTGLLKGIKPPKTGSLALIPLVDCGKYISTLNPDYYPETGKKIIRAIEELKPEIYIELHSYSGENLEKLAGKHRLELIGVPAYSILKEGVLLGSVSPWVRRKYFPKEALCLSFELRKGSMESRKFAARMLEVLKEIQSRDEFIEYMKKEYPAQAKKAMEDYLRFYGEI
- a CDS encoding PKD domain-containing protein, with product MKENYYLLLELDFDPAVEDQAIIDQRIEDKVKFWSRNSNHFKKGAEYKMYLEMLPEIKRIMSDPVERKREAASACSIVYDPIDQDLKILGTAGKIDEKVVENYANTKKISVNVVKKRVSALGIKIIPKVDFQITYDKYYKNKPKNVEAFDGMKTYLNPFNKDDFYAFLNPGTLQNMDKLPCDKLKQLAQEKKKNEFYKNDTYSSAGKKVCEACELAFKDESSKTIYDDYLAWCKRRSILDNAKEIAKITDKKMSDEQGDIYIGKLTELLKDRTLAENIFISFCKIEKIEYNPDLYNPGKKEEKARKDAEEKARKGAEEKTRKEAEEKARKEAEEKARKEAEEKARKEAEEKARKEAEEKARKEAKAKKEAENKKRDEEIKKKEEEEKARKEAEEKAKYDVLKKLAIGAILCFLALGGISLMSGNDGSQSENPQAPYQTVGERVGGTNSNINGSEQPVLPVADFWSDITSGEAPLKVQFFDESTDSPTSWNWDFGDGVTSTKQNPIHTYTTDGTYTVKETITNEIGGDTETKESYITVTASAEALTAVAPVPDFSASVTSGEAPLTVSFTDESSGSPTEWQWNFGDSYDIFTEHNPTHTYTKAGTYTVTETVTNEAGQDMETKTGYITVTAPAETPIVVVPVPDFSASVTSGEAPLTVSFTDESSGSPTEWQWNFGDSYDIFTEHNPTHTYTKAGTYTVTETVTNEAGQDMETKTDYITVTAPESDETTSDNTETALPDTEFKSTETVPVPDFSASVTSGEAPLTVSFTDESSGSPTEWQWNFGDSYDIFTEHNPTHTYTKAGTYTVTETVTNEAGQDMETKTDYITVTAPESDDTTSGDTSLPTESEVLTFVNDYQGVSDFIETVSGDSESYHPEWKWDIWQDQYGNRLISFYYYQNNPKGYDSTYFDSEGNIISTKDLELTLVNSYKGA